GGTGTCCTCACTCCCCCCGTGTGCTGCGGCACGTAACGAAGTTTCTGTTTCACTAGAGCGAGCCATCAATGAGGCAAGGGACAAGCACAACTGGAGTGAATCAACGACGGCAAATGTTATGAGCCGTGGTACGACGATGGCCCCGCCCATGCTACCCCGTACCAATGCAGTGACATCTAAAGTGGATGACGAAGTGCAGCACTCCCCCCTCTTTCCGCACGAACCGGAGATAGAGGAGTTTCTCGCGTGGGAAGCGGCAAAACCCGCTGAGCTACTCAAATGCTTGCGTGCGGGCTTTAGCAACCACTGCCCCATCGCAACCGCGTATGCCGCTGTGCGCCCCGAGGTCCATTGGCTCTCTCTGCTCTGCAACAGTGAATCGGATGTCAAGAGTGAAGCAAAGGGATCGCCACTTCGACCGGACTCAGCTCCCTCGCGATTCATTGAGTGGATCGCATCTGACGTGGACTGCTATGAGGGACTGCTACTGCAACGGGGGGCTGCAGCGCCAATTGTTTCCAGAAGTGCGAAGTCATAGCGGTGACGGCATCCCCGTGCCGCTTAACCCCGTTaagagagggagagttggcacacacgcacacagcgAACACTGATTTTGCTGTTGTCAATAGAAAGTTATGTGTACGCATCTGTACGCACAGTGATTCTGCAAAGGCCTTCGCAGATTACAATTCTGCTACCGGGCTTGCTGCTTCATCACTGTCGGCGCTTTCAACATATTTGAACATGAAATGCTGTGATATTCTCATCAAACTGATGgcagttgttttttccactcAATCTTTATTTCGTGATTTGAGAAATTCTGTGCTTAGGAAGGataaaggaagggaatatacataaataaagtaatatataatatattacTTTCCTCAGGCATAAAATGTTTGGACGACGCGTTTACGCCAGTGCGGCAGTTCCCCGCCGTATGTGGCCGGCACTTCACATTCAGAGCAGTAGCCAAGCACTGCGTATCCTTCCTTCActcgcaccacttcacccgACTATAACTCGGCATGTTGCACTTGTGTCCGCCCCGCTCACAAGTCTCTCCGCGGTCGGTTTGTGTGAATCCTCAACGGAGTTATGCAAAGATACAACGCAGTCGCAGGGCTGTGTCGTCCTGTCGCTCATCTCAGCCTCGTGGTGCCAACCGCACAATTTTCTCCCTCCATTTGTGGCAGAGTGCACAGGGGTAAAGAAAGTGCTTCACTGAAAAGCTTCTTCTCATTATAAAAGAGGGGGGCTGAAGGTGAAgggcccccccccccaaacaGGGAGGTTTGAAGGGATGAGATGCTTGGACCGCCTACATGTCGTTCGTGTTGATCGGCTATTCTTTACAGCTGCATCATGTCCTCGCTTCACTTCCATTTCAACGGACGGTGGGGCTTTCCTCCCCGTGCATGCGCTCCCCTCACCACTCCGTCGCAGGTGCGCGCTCACAAAGCACACAAGTTTGTAatgtgtgcttgtgtacATACGCACGTGCGTGTGCCCGCGCTCTTATCGCAGCAGTAGTAAATTTAAGTGGCCGACAAAAGTGATACTAAAACCACAAAAACAGTCGTTTGGGAGTAAAAATGTCTTGGTATGAGTGGGCCCGGACTGTGTGGCCAAACCAGAAAAACTTTTGGCATTTTCTCGCCCATGAGCCCACGCCCAAAGGGGTGAGGAAAATTCATTACATACATTTATGCATACACAtcttaccccccccccattgtGGATGTTacattcctcttcttttcaacGGGCGGCCCAATCCCTTAACGAAGCCGCCTTCTCACCTCGTGAAGAGCATCATTTGAGGGCTAGCGTGTACGTATACCTTCTTTCCGTATTTGCTACCCGCGCTTATGGTTTTTGTAAcggtgaaagaaaaggcaactaATATAATTGCTTGCATAtattcacatatatatatatatatatataatacgCACAGCATTAACTGCTGCTATTGCCTCATAAACTTTCGAGAAGTGCAACCTCAGCGTACAATTCCGTGCAGGTGTGTGAATTGGTGAGGGGAGAGTCCTGTTGGGTATGTCAGACGACGAGCACAAACGACACCCGCACGCACAACGTTCCCGCCACTCAACAGCGTCGCCAGGCATGATCGGTCATGATGGAAACTTCATGGAGAGCTTCAAAGACATGCTGGGCGATATATATGCCCCACTGAAGACAGGTCTGAAGTTGGAGCACGTAATTTATAATGCATGTTATATGCTTCTCATGTTATATGGTTTCTTTGATGTTGCAGATGCGTCAAAGCAGTGGGCGGCAGAATTCTACATTGAGCCACCGCGTTGGAGCATACTAACCATAACCTCTCTGGGTTCCACCGGCTATAACGGGACTGGGGACGCGCAATGGACTTCCATCGACAGGGGGTTTGGTCTCCTCCTCTCTGCGCTGGCGTTATTCGTTATCGGGGCCCGTGGTGTCCGCAGTGTTTTCCATGGGGAAAATGGCGTGAAGGCGCTCCAGCGGTACTACTTGTTCGCCGGATTCCTCTTCACAGCCTTCTTGCACGGGCCTATGTTCTGGTTGCCGATTACCATAATTGCACTTAACTACGTCTTCATTATAATCTTGCTGAAGATCAAGATGCCTCACTGGGTGCACATGGCAGTTATGTGGACGGCAGTGGTGTCGCTGATGCTTAGTGTGGGATACTATGGAGGTCGGTTGATCATTGGTCCGAGGACACTTGGCTTTTGGGGAGGCATGGCCAGCTGGGTTCCCACGTTTAACATGTCTATCCTTCGCATGATTTCGTTTAACACAGATCTGTATGAAGCGATACACGCGAGCGCTCCTGCGCGGGCAACAACTACGAGGAAACACGATAACGGTTGCTTGGATTGTGCACGGCTACGTGACAAACACCcggaaaaagaagtaactGCCGTGCGGTGTTACAAGTTTCGTTCAGAATACCCCCGCAATGCCAATGAGTACAATCTGCTGAGCTACATGGCGTACATGCTCTACCCACCGCTGTACATCGGTGGGCCCATGTCTTCCTTCAATGCGTTTGCTTCACACTGCCAATATTCTACTGTTGCCATGACGAGGTCGCAGTTGATCGTTTACGGAATATTCATTATTATTCTATACGTTACTCAGGTGAGCATGCTACACTTTGTGTACCTGAGTGCTCTGCGGCAAAGGGGCGATCTCGTCATGAAACTGAGCACAACGCAAGCTGCTTTCATGTTGTACTATTCCTTGGCCTTCCTTTGGCTGAAGTTCTCCTTGGTTTGGAAGACGGGACGCTTGGCTGCTGTTGCGGACGGGGTTGATGTGCCAGAGGACATGCGGCGCGCCTACAGCAACACGTTAAGTGTGCGAGACTTCTGGCGTGATTGGCATGCCTCATTTAATGTGTGGGTTGTGCGCTACATGTACATTCCCATGGGGGGAAATAGACGGAAGTATTTCAGCATCCTTCCCATATTCTTCTTCATTGCGGTATGGCATGATTTGGAACTCCACCTTATTGAGTGGGCGGTATGGATTATTGCCTTCTTTTTAGTTGAGCTTTTTGTTGGGTATCTATGGGGCCTGCCGTTATTTGCGCCGGTACGACACTCAAAGTACGAGCGCCTGCTAAGAAGTCTTGCTGGAATGGTCAGTGTTTTTGGACTTACAATCACGAACATGATCGGCTTCGCTACCGTGGCAGCACCTCACGGAGGTTCATTGACAGCGCAGATTATTCTGCATATCCTTGGGACTCTTAACTTAACTctattcttcttctttttactatttttctttttgctctctGCCACGGGTGTTTTGCTTCGTGATGAAGAAGCAAATCAAATAAAACAGCTCAAGGAAAGGTACGGTATAGTTCGTTGAACTGCTTTATTTGATTGGAAACTGAGAGCTGATTGCGCTTCAGTAGTTGCACATTCCTTGTGTGTTCGCGCAACACATGAACCGTAAGACGTCAGACGTCTTGTGTGAAGTTTTTATACTTCATTTCTGAAAATCGTATAGTCACTTATCCTCCATCTCATCAttattctttcccttcctcttttgttgcCGTTACTTAAATGGCTTGTTTGATTGTgtgcttgttttcttctcgcTTAACCGTTGAATTCTATATACTttgttaatattttttttaaaaaaaaggaaaatgaaagaaaaaaggaaaacggaaTAAATGCACGGTGTGGGGGCATAATGAATTCcgcagaatgagaaaaaaaaaggggaaagtaaTTTGTAGGCAAGAAGCGGATCAAAATATCCGTAAAGGCGGTGGAATGAAAACAAGTAAAATAGAGGGCGTACGAAACGCTTtaaaaagataaataaataatggcGGTGTAGTCGAATATATTTAACGATTAtaacaaagagggaaaaaagaaaaagaaaaaggtaagaGAAGGGCAGTCGGATTGTAGGGGTGTTTGTATGCACTACCCGACTCCGCTTTTGCGGCATAGTGATGATGACAGATGCGGGAAAGTATCTAAGTAAAATTAGTTCAGTCATCAATTTGCTCCTCTACTACCGGTCTTCGTCTGATTCCTATTTTCGCTATGTgttgtcattttcttttttttctttgtttgcttgtctTTCTAtgagtgttttttgtttctttttctttttattatttttgttttttctcttgatttatctctttttttaatcttcACATTTCATTACTCGAAGTTGATTGAATGGAATTAACACATGGAATTGCAGCAAAAAGCAGAACACGGAATTGGATAAAAATGGATTAGGCGGAACGCTTCACAAATGCTATTTGCATTTTGGCTCATACCAGACCGGGTAACCACCGCTACCGCCATCAacactgccgctgctgctgctgaatcCTGAGTGAAggtgccaaaaaaaaaaaaaagagaaaagagaa
This region of Trypanosoma brucei gambiense DAL972 chromosome 10, complete sequence genomic DNA includes:
- a CDS encoding glycerol uptake protein, putative, translated to MSDDEHKRHPHAQRSRHSTASPGMIGHDGNFMESFKDMLGDIYAPLKTGLKLEHVIYNACYMLLMLYGFFDVADASKQWAAEFYIEPPRWSILTITSLGSTGYNGTGDAQWTSIDRGFGLLLSALALFVIGARGVRSVFHGENGVKALQRYYLFAGFLFTAFLHGPMFWLPITIIALNYVFIIILLKIKMPHWVHMAVMWTAVVSLMLSVGYYGGRLIIGPRTLGFWGGMASWVPTFNMSILRMISFNTDLYEAIHASAPARATTTRKHDNGCLDCARLRDKHPEKEVTAVRCYKFRSEYPRNANEYNLLSYMAYMLYPPLYIGGPMSSFNAFASHCQYSTVAMTRSQLIVYGIFIIILYVTQVSMLHFVYLSALRQRGDLVMKLSTTQAAFMLYYSLAFLWLKFSLVWKTGRLAAVADGVDVPEDMRRAYSNTLSVRDFWRDWHASFNVWVVRYMYIPMGGNRRKYFSILPIFFFIAVWHDLELHLIEWAVWIIAFFLVELFVGYLWGLPLFAPVRHSKYERLLRSLAGMVSVFGLTITNMIGFATVAAPHGGSLTAQIILHILGTLNLTLFFFFLLFFFLLSATGVLLRDEEANQIKQLKERYGIVR